GGCGCGATTCGCATCCACGGCGCCGGAGCCCGTCCAAACAGGATTGGGCGAGGATTCGAGCCGCCGAGACACGCGCGGCGGCGAACCGATGACCGGCGAACTGGCGGTCGAGGACGGCGGCATCGCCGATCGGGACGTCTGGTTCGCGCAGGACACCCAGTCCGAATGCGGTTCGCGTCGAGATCGGCACCTCGTCGCGGGATTCCGACCGGAGCCGGGCACCCTGGTGGTCAGCCTGTGTTGCCGGTCGCTGGTGGCGGGTAGGCCGCCTGCCACCGAGGACCACTGCATCGCCTCGCCGGGATTCCGCCTCTGCTGGGATTGCGGCGAGGTCGCCGCAGGGCGCAGGCCGCCGCCGCCCACTATTCGGGAACTCGGGCCCGTGCGGCTCGTGCGGCTTCGTTCCGACCTTGTCATCGAGCCCCGCCGACTGGTGCATGTGAGCCCACCGCCGGATCCGGCACCCGCTCTATTGCGTACCCGGTGTGGGAAGGAACTGCGGATCGCCGACCTCGACATCCTCGACGGACCGGGGGAGGAGAGCGGGATGCCGTGCGGTGTCTGTCTCGCCGCGTCGTTGATCGTCTCCGGCGCCGACGCGATGGTCGGTACCTCGGTGAGCAGGCGGCTCGGGGAACCGGCTGTCGACGCAGACGGCCTGGCTTTTGCCAGGTCAGAGCGTTGGCAGGGTGGGTCGGGCTACCTCGGGGGACGACGGGTGCGGCGGCGGGCGGGCCGTTCGGTCCGCGGCCCGGTGACGATGCCCGCCGACTGTTGCAGGCCGCATACCCCCCGCGGCCGCCCGACGCGGTGGCGCGGGCGCGGCGGGTACGGGCTCGACGAATGGTGGTGAACCGTCCGGCCCGGCTCCCGCCAGGTGCGGTGGACTGTCGGTGTTGCCGGGAAAGATCGAGAGTGGCGGTCGCCGAGTCGTGATGGACGGTCGTGCGGCGTCGGTTGCTGCCGAGGTATGTCGTCGACTCGAGGGAATCGAGGAATCTACTGTGAAATGGACGCTGGAAGTGATCGCGGTTCCGGTCTCGGATGTGGCCAGAGCCAAGGAGTTCTACAGCGAGGGGCTTGGTTTCGTCGTCGATCACGACGTCGAGCCGGGCGGGGGTGCTCGCTTGGTCCAGCTCACCCCACCGGGTTCGGGGTGCTCCATCGTTCTGGGCGAGGGGATCACCGATATGCCTCCCGGCTCACTGCGTGGCGTGCAGCTAGTGGTGGCCGATCTCCGCGCCGCACGGGCCGAGCTGGTGGAACGGGGGGTCGAGGTGAGCGAGATCCAGCTCCTGGGGGATCCCGCAGGGCCTCGGCCGCCCAAGGAGGGGGAGTCCCTGGACAA
This Actinoalloteichus hymeniacidonis DNA region includes the following protein-coding sequences:
- a CDS encoding VOC family protein is translated as MKWTLEVIAVPVSDVARAKEFYSEGLGFVVDHDVEPGGGARLVQLTPPGSGCSIVLGEGITDMPPGSLRGVQLVVADLRAARAELVERGVEVSEIQLLGDPAGPRPPKEGESLDNVGFVSFADPDGNTWGVQQISARADS